A section of the Falco rusticolus isolate bFalRus1 chromosome Z, bFalRus1.pri, whole genome shotgun sequence genome encodes:
- the SMAD4 gene encoding mothers against decapentaplegic homolog 4 isoform X3 has product MDNMSITNTPTSNDACLSIVHSLMCHRQGGESETFAKRAIESLVKKLKEKKDELDSLITAITTNGAHPSKCVTIQRTLDGRLQVAGRKGFPHVIYARLWRWPDLHKNELKHVKYCQYAFDLKCDSVCVNPYHYERVVSPGIDLSGLTLQSSAPSSMLVKDEYVHDYEGQPSLSSAEGHSVQTIQHPPSNRASTEPYSTPAMLAPTEASTTSTTNFPNIPVASTSQPTSILTGSHSDGLLQIASGPQPGTQQNGFTAQPATYHHNSTTTWTGSRTAAYTPTIPHHQNGHLQHHPPMHPGHYWPVHNELAFQPPISNHPAPEYWCSIAYFEMDVQVGETFKVPSSCPIVTVDGYVDPSGGDRFCLGQLSNVHRTEAIERARLHIGKGVQLECKGEGDVWVRCLSDHAVFVQSYYLDREAGRAPGDAVHKIYPSAYIKVFDLRQCHRQMQQQAATAQAAAAAQAAAVAGNIPGPGSVGGIAPAIRHKRQRIMDWKPFSSSTLNL; this is encoded by the exons ATGGACAATATGTCTATTACTAACACACCAACAAGTAATGATGCTTGTCTGAGCATTGTTCACAGCTTGATGTGCCATCGACAAGGTGGAGAGAGTGAAACTTTTGCAAAACGCGCAATTGAAAGTTTAGTTAAAAagctaaaggagaaaaaagatgaattGGATTCTTTGATTACAGCTATAACCACAAATGGAGCTCATCCTAGCAAGTGTGTTACAATACAGAGAACGCTGGATGGGAGGCTTCAG GTGGCTGGTCGCAAAGGATTCCCTCATGTGATTTATGCTCGTCTTTGGAGGTGGCCTGATCTTCATAAAAATGAACTCAAGCATGTTAAATATTGTCAGTATGCTTTTGACTTAAAATGTGACAGTGTCTGTGTAAATCCTTACCATTATGAGCGTGTAGTATCACCTGGCATTG accTCTCAGGACTGACACTACAGAGTTCTG CTCCATCAAGCATGTTGGTGAAAGACGAATACGTTCATGACTATGAGGGGCAGCCATCATTGTCTTCTGCTGAAGGCCATTCAGTCCAAACCATCCAGCACCCACCAAGTAACAGGGCATCTACAGAGCCTTATAGCACCCCAGCCATGTTAGCTCCTACTGAGGCTAGCACTACCAGCACCACTAATTTTCCCAACATTCCTGTGGCTTCAACAA GTCAACCTACCAGTATATTGACAGGTAGCCATAGTGATGGACTCTTACAGATTGCTTCAGGGCCTCAGCCAGGAACTCAGCAGAATGGGTTTACAGCTCAGCCAGCTACTTACCATCACA acAGTACTACAACTTGGACTGGAAGTCGGACGGCAGCCTACACGCCTACCATACCTCACCACCAGAATGGCCATCTTCAGCATCATCCACCTATGCATCCTGGACATTACT ggccAGTTCACAATGAACTTGCATTCCAGCCACCTATATCAAATCATCCTG CTCCAGAATATTGGTGTTCAATCGCATATTTTGAAATGGACGTGCAAGTTGGAGAAACATTTAAGGTCCCTTCAAGCTGTCCGATCGTTACGGTTGATGGATATGTGGATCCTTCTGGAGGAGACCGTTTTTGCCTGGGCCAGCTTTCCAACGTGCATAGAACAGAAGCCATTGAAAGAGCAAG gttgCACATAGGTAAAGGGGTGCAGTTGGAGTGCAAAGGAGAAGGTGACGTGTGGGTGCGATGCCTCAGTGACCATGCAGTCTTCGTTCAGAGTTACTACCTGGACAGAGAAGCAGGGCGTGCACCAGGGGATGCTGTTCACAAGATATACCCAAGTGCATATATAAAG gtgtttgaTTTACGCCAGTGTCATCGTCAGATGCAACAGCAGGCTGCCACGGCGCAAGCTGCCGCTGCTGCTCAAGCTGCAGCAGTAGCAGGAAACATCCCTGGACCAGGATCAGTAGGTGGAATAGCCCCAGCCATTA GGCATAAAAGGCAGCGCATAATGGATTGGAaacccttcagcagcagcacattgAATCTTTGA
- the SMAD4 gene encoding mothers against decapentaplegic homolog 4 isoform X1 → MDNMSITNTPTSNDACLSIVHSLMCHRQGGESETFAKRAIESLVKKLKEKKDELDSLITAITTNGAHPSKCVTIQRTLDGRLQVAGRKGFPHVIYARLWRWPDLHKNELKHVKYCQYAFDLKCDSVCVNPYHYERVVSPGIDLSGLTLQSSAPSSMLVKDEYVHDYEGQPSLSSAEGHSVQTIQHPPSNRASTEPYSTPAMLAPTEASTTSTTNFPNIPVASTSQPTSILTGSHSDGLLQIASGPQPGTQQNGFTAQPATYHHNSTTTWTGSRTAAYTPTIPHHQNGHLQHHPPMHPGHYWPVHNELAFQPPISNHPAPEYWCSIAYFEMDVQVGETFKVPSSCPIVTVDGYVDPSGGDRFCLGQLSNVHRTEAIERARLHIGKGVQLECKGEGDVWVRCLSDHAVFVQSYYLDREAGRAPGDAVHKIYPSAYIKVFDLRQCHRQMQQQAATAQAAAAAQAAAVAGNIPGPGSVGGIAPAISLSAAAGIGVDDLRRLCILRMSFVKGWGPDYPRQSIKETPCWIEIHLHRALQLLDEVLHTMPIADPQPLD, encoded by the exons ATGGACAATATGTCTATTACTAACACACCAACAAGTAATGATGCTTGTCTGAGCATTGTTCACAGCTTGATGTGCCATCGACAAGGTGGAGAGAGTGAAACTTTTGCAAAACGCGCAATTGAAAGTTTAGTTAAAAagctaaaggagaaaaaagatgaattGGATTCTTTGATTACAGCTATAACCACAAATGGAGCTCATCCTAGCAAGTGTGTTACAATACAGAGAACGCTGGATGGGAGGCTTCAG GTGGCTGGTCGCAAAGGATTCCCTCATGTGATTTATGCTCGTCTTTGGAGGTGGCCTGATCTTCATAAAAATGAACTCAAGCATGTTAAATATTGTCAGTATGCTTTTGACTTAAAATGTGACAGTGTCTGTGTAAATCCTTACCATTATGAGCGTGTAGTATCACCTGGCATTG accTCTCAGGACTGACACTACAGAGTTCTG CTCCATCAAGCATGTTGGTGAAAGACGAATACGTTCATGACTATGAGGGGCAGCCATCATTGTCTTCTGCTGAAGGCCATTCAGTCCAAACCATCCAGCACCCACCAAGTAACAGGGCATCTACAGAGCCTTATAGCACCCCAGCCATGTTAGCTCCTACTGAGGCTAGCACTACCAGCACCACTAATTTTCCCAACATTCCTGTGGCTTCAACAA GTCAACCTACCAGTATATTGACAGGTAGCCATAGTGATGGACTCTTACAGATTGCTTCAGGGCCTCAGCCAGGAACTCAGCAGAATGGGTTTACAGCTCAGCCAGCTACTTACCATCACA acAGTACTACAACTTGGACTGGAAGTCGGACGGCAGCCTACACGCCTACCATACCTCACCACCAGAATGGCCATCTTCAGCATCATCCACCTATGCATCCTGGACATTACT ggccAGTTCACAATGAACTTGCATTCCAGCCACCTATATCAAATCATCCTG CTCCAGAATATTGGTGTTCAATCGCATATTTTGAAATGGACGTGCAAGTTGGAGAAACATTTAAGGTCCCTTCAAGCTGTCCGATCGTTACGGTTGATGGATATGTGGATCCTTCTGGAGGAGACCGTTTTTGCCTGGGCCAGCTTTCCAACGTGCATAGAACAGAAGCCATTGAAAGAGCAAG gttgCACATAGGTAAAGGGGTGCAGTTGGAGTGCAAAGGAGAAGGTGACGTGTGGGTGCGATGCCTCAGTGACCATGCAGTCTTCGTTCAGAGTTACTACCTGGACAGAGAAGCAGGGCGTGCACCAGGGGATGCTGTTCACAAGATATACCCAAGTGCATATATAAAG gtgtttgaTTTACGCCAGTGTCATCGTCAGATGCAACAGCAGGCTGCCACGGCGCAAGCTGCCGCTGCTGCTCAAGCTGCAGCAGTAGCAGGAAACATCCCTGGACCAGGATCAGTAGGTGGAATAGCCCCAGCCATTA gtttgtctgctgctgctggaatcGGTGTAGATGACCTCCGCCGCTTATGCATACTCAGGATGAGTTTTGTAAAAGGTTGGGGACCTGATTACCCAAGACAGAGCATCAAAGAGACACCGTGCTGGATTGAAATTCACTTACACCGTGCCCTCCAGCTTCTAGATGAAGTACTTCATACCATGCCTATTGCAGACCCACAACCTTTAGACTGA
- the ELAC1 gene encoding zinc phosphodiesterase ELAC protein 1 encodes MSMDITFLGTGSAYPSPTRGASALVLRREGECWLFDCGEGTQTQFMKSHLKAGRITKIFITHLHGDHFFGLPGLLCTLSLQSSPDPNKPPLDIYGPLGLRNFIWRSMELSHSQLLFPYTVHELVPTRDQCPPEEFKEFFHLDRDEVSPQEAQGRILHLDPVENSYLLVEDEEIVLKAFRLFHRIPSFGFVVQEKPRTGRLNVQKLKDLGVQPGPLYGKLKNGTAVVLENGVMISPSDVLEDPIPGRKICILGDCSGVVGDAAVKLCCEADVLIHEATLDDTQEEKAREHGHSTPKMASDFAKLCKVKKLVFTHFSQRYKPAAQRGEGDMDVTELKRQAESVLDGQEVTLAEDFMTIEIPMKKEK; translated from the exons ATGTCGATGGATATAACTTTCCTTGGCACAGGCTCAGCATATCCCTCTCCAACAAGAGGAGCATCAGCATTAGTGCTTCGCAGGGAAGGAGAGTGCTGGCTCTTTGACTGTGGAGAGGGAACCCAAACACAGTTCATGAAGAGCCATCTCAAAGCAG GCAGAATTACCAAGATTTTCATAACTCATCTTCATGGTGACCACTTTTTTGGACTTCCTGGGCTGCTGTGTACACTTAGCCTCCAAAGTAGCCCTGacccaaacaaaccacctcTTGATATTTATGGACCATTGGGACTGCGAAACTTCATATGGAGGAGTATGGAGCTCTCCCACTCACAACTTCTCTTTCCCTACACTGTTCATGAACTGGTACCTACACGGGACCAGTGCCCCCCAGAAGAATTTAAGGAGTTTTTTCACTTGGACAGAGATGAGGTGTCTCCCCAGGAAGCACAAGGGAGAATACTCCACTTGGATCCAGTAGAAAACTCTTACTTGCTGGTTGAAGACGAGGAGATAGTTCTGAAAGCATTTCGCCTATTTCACCGCATTCCTTCCTTTGGCTTTGTGGTGCAAGAGAAGCCCCGGACCGGTAGACTCAATGTACAGAAACTGAAAGACCTTG GAGTTCAGCCAGGTCCTTTATATGGGAAACTGAAGAATGGAACTGCAGTTGTTCTAGAAAATGGAGTAATGATTTCTCCTTCTGACGTCTTAGAAGACCCTattcctggaagaaaaatttgcattttgggGGATTGTTCAGGTGTGGTTGGAGATGCGGCCGTGAAGCTTTGCTGTGAAGCAGATGTACTGATACATGAAGCTACATTGGATGATACCCAGGAGGAAAAGGCCAGAGAGCATGGTCATAGTACTCCAAAAATGGCATCAGATTTTGCAAAATTGTGTAAAGTTAAGAAACTGGTTTTCACTCACTTCAGTCAGCGGTATAAACCAGCTGCtcagagaggagagggggaCATGGACGTCACCGAACTGAAGCGACAGGCAGAGTCAGTGTTAGATGGTCAAGAAGTAACACTAGCTGAGGATTTTATGACAATAGAAATTccaatgaaaaaggagaaatag
- the SMAD4 gene encoding mothers against decapentaplegic homolog 4 isoform X4 has translation MLVKDEYVHDYEGQPSLSSAEGHSVQTIQHPPSNRASTEPYSTPAMLAPTEASTTSTTNFPNIPVASTSQPTSILTGSHSDGLLQIASGPQPGTQQNGFTAQPATYHHNSTTTWTGSRTAAYTPTIPHHQNGHLQHHPPMHPGHYWPVHNELAFQPPISNHPAPEYWCSIAYFEMDVQVGETFKVPSSCPIVTVDGYVDPSGGDRFCLGQLSNVHRTEAIERARLHIGKGVQLECKGEGDVWVRCLSDHAVFVQSYYLDREAGRAPGDAVHKIYPSAYIKVFDLRQCHRQMQQQAATAQAAAAAQAAAVAGNIPGPGSVGGIAPAISLSAAAGIGVDDLRRLCILRMSFVKGWGPDYPRQSIKETPCWIEIHLHRALQLLDEVLHTMPIADPQPLD, from the exons ATGTTGGTGAAAGACGAATACGTTCATGACTATGAGGGGCAGCCATCATTGTCTTCTGCTGAAGGCCATTCAGTCCAAACCATCCAGCACCCACCAAGTAACAGGGCATCTACAGAGCCTTATAGCACCCCAGCCATGTTAGCTCCTACTGAGGCTAGCACTACCAGCACCACTAATTTTCCCAACATTCCTGTGGCTTCAACAA GTCAACCTACCAGTATATTGACAGGTAGCCATAGTGATGGACTCTTACAGATTGCTTCAGGGCCTCAGCCAGGAACTCAGCAGAATGGGTTTACAGCTCAGCCAGCTACTTACCATCACA acAGTACTACAACTTGGACTGGAAGTCGGACGGCAGCCTACACGCCTACCATACCTCACCACCAGAATGGCCATCTTCAGCATCATCCACCTATGCATCCTGGACATTACT ggccAGTTCACAATGAACTTGCATTCCAGCCACCTATATCAAATCATCCTG CTCCAGAATATTGGTGTTCAATCGCATATTTTGAAATGGACGTGCAAGTTGGAGAAACATTTAAGGTCCCTTCAAGCTGTCCGATCGTTACGGTTGATGGATATGTGGATCCTTCTGGAGGAGACCGTTTTTGCCTGGGCCAGCTTTCCAACGTGCATAGAACAGAAGCCATTGAAAGAGCAAG gttgCACATAGGTAAAGGGGTGCAGTTGGAGTGCAAAGGAGAAGGTGACGTGTGGGTGCGATGCCTCAGTGACCATGCAGTCTTCGTTCAGAGTTACTACCTGGACAGAGAAGCAGGGCGTGCACCAGGGGATGCTGTTCACAAGATATACCCAAGTGCATATATAAAG gtgtttgaTTTACGCCAGTGTCATCGTCAGATGCAACAGCAGGCTGCCACGGCGCAAGCTGCCGCTGCTGCTCAAGCTGCAGCAGTAGCAGGAAACATCCCTGGACCAGGATCAGTAGGTGGAATAGCCCCAGCCATTA gtttgtctgctgctgctggaatcGGTGTAGATGACCTCCGCCGCTTATGCATACTCAGGATGAGTTTTGTAAAAGGTTGGGGACCTGATTACCCAAGACAGAGCATCAAAGAGACACCGTGCTGGATTGAAATTCACTTACACCGTGCCCTCCAGCTTCTAGATGAAGTACTTCATACCATGCCTATTGCAGACCCACAACCTTTAGACTGA
- the SMAD4 gene encoding mothers against decapentaplegic homolog 4 isoform X2: MDNMSITNTPTSNDACLSIVHSLMCHRQGGESETFAKRAIESLVKKLKEKKDELDSLITAITTNGAHPSKCVTIQRTLDGRLQVAGRKGFPHVIYARLWRWPDLHKNELKHVKYCQYAFDLKCDSVCVNPYHYERVVSPGIDLSGLTLQSSAPSSMLVKDEYVHDYEGQPSLSSAEGHSVQTIQHPPSNRASTEPYSTPAMLAPTEASTTSTTNFPNIPVASTNSTTTWTGSRTAAYTPTIPHHQNGHLQHHPPMHPGHYWPVHNELAFQPPISNHPAPEYWCSIAYFEMDVQVGETFKVPSSCPIVTVDGYVDPSGGDRFCLGQLSNVHRTEAIERARLHIGKGVQLECKGEGDVWVRCLSDHAVFVQSYYLDREAGRAPGDAVHKIYPSAYIKVFDLRQCHRQMQQQAATAQAAAAAQAAAVAGNIPGPGSVGGIAPAISLSAAAGIGVDDLRRLCILRMSFVKGWGPDYPRQSIKETPCWIEIHLHRALQLLDEVLHTMPIADPQPLD, encoded by the exons ATGGACAATATGTCTATTACTAACACACCAACAAGTAATGATGCTTGTCTGAGCATTGTTCACAGCTTGATGTGCCATCGACAAGGTGGAGAGAGTGAAACTTTTGCAAAACGCGCAATTGAAAGTTTAGTTAAAAagctaaaggagaaaaaagatgaattGGATTCTTTGATTACAGCTATAACCACAAATGGAGCTCATCCTAGCAAGTGTGTTACAATACAGAGAACGCTGGATGGGAGGCTTCAG GTGGCTGGTCGCAAAGGATTCCCTCATGTGATTTATGCTCGTCTTTGGAGGTGGCCTGATCTTCATAAAAATGAACTCAAGCATGTTAAATATTGTCAGTATGCTTTTGACTTAAAATGTGACAGTGTCTGTGTAAATCCTTACCATTATGAGCGTGTAGTATCACCTGGCATTG accTCTCAGGACTGACACTACAGAGTTCTG CTCCATCAAGCATGTTGGTGAAAGACGAATACGTTCATGACTATGAGGGGCAGCCATCATTGTCTTCTGCTGAAGGCCATTCAGTCCAAACCATCCAGCACCCACCAAGTAACAGGGCATCTACAGAGCCTTATAGCACCCCAGCCATGTTAGCTCCTACTGAGGCTAGCACTACCAGCACCACTAATTTTCCCAACATTCCTGTGGCTTCAACAA acAGTACTACAACTTGGACTGGAAGTCGGACGGCAGCCTACACGCCTACCATACCTCACCACCAGAATGGCCATCTTCAGCATCATCCACCTATGCATCCTGGACATTACT ggccAGTTCACAATGAACTTGCATTCCAGCCACCTATATCAAATCATCCTG CTCCAGAATATTGGTGTTCAATCGCATATTTTGAAATGGACGTGCAAGTTGGAGAAACATTTAAGGTCCCTTCAAGCTGTCCGATCGTTACGGTTGATGGATATGTGGATCCTTCTGGAGGAGACCGTTTTTGCCTGGGCCAGCTTTCCAACGTGCATAGAACAGAAGCCATTGAAAGAGCAAG gttgCACATAGGTAAAGGGGTGCAGTTGGAGTGCAAAGGAGAAGGTGACGTGTGGGTGCGATGCCTCAGTGACCATGCAGTCTTCGTTCAGAGTTACTACCTGGACAGAGAAGCAGGGCGTGCACCAGGGGATGCTGTTCACAAGATATACCCAAGTGCATATATAAAG gtgtttgaTTTACGCCAGTGTCATCGTCAGATGCAACAGCAGGCTGCCACGGCGCAAGCTGCCGCTGCTGCTCAAGCTGCAGCAGTAGCAGGAAACATCCCTGGACCAGGATCAGTAGGTGGAATAGCCCCAGCCATTA gtttgtctgctgctgctggaatcGGTGTAGATGACCTCCGCCGCTTATGCATACTCAGGATGAGTTTTGTAAAAGGTTGGGGACCTGATTACCCAAGACAGAGCATCAAAGAGACACCGTGCTGGATTGAAATTCACTTACACCGTGCCCTCCAGCTTCTAGATGAAGTACTTCATACCATGCCTATTGCAGACCCACAACCTTTAGACTGA